CGCAGCGCGTTCGCCATAATCGTCAACGCGGGGTTCACCGCGCCGCACGACGGAAAGAAGCTCGCGTCCACGACATAGAGGTTGTCCAGCTCATGGGCCTTGCACGTCGTATCGAGTACCGAGGATTGGGGATCGTGACCGAACCGAATCGTCCCATTTTGGTGCGCAACTCCTGCTAGCGGAATACGCCCCGGAACGTACGCTTGCAGCGGAATGGTGTGCTCCTGGCACTCGATGTGCTTCAGCAGGCTCTTCAGCTTTGCGATAAGGCGCTTGTGAGATTCTTCGTTGTTCGGCGCGTAGTTCAGCGTGATTCGCCCTTCTTTGCTGAGCGTTACGCGATTGTCAGGGTCTGGCAAGTCCTCGGTCGTCAACCAGAACGGCACCGCATGGCTCGCCATGAGTTCCAGCGTCATGCCAGGAACAATACGCGGCGCGCCCGCGCGCAGAATGTTCGCGTCCACTTTACTGATGAGCGAGATGTGCCCCATCGGATGTTCCCACTCCTTCGAGCCGAAATAGAAGTCATTGAGTCCGATGGTTTTGTTGAACTTCGTGTCGTTTCGATGCTGCGACATGGCCAGGAACATCGTGTTCACGTGGCACATGTAGTAGCGGCCGACCATACCGGAACCATTTGCCAAGCCATGAGGATGCCTTTCGCTTGCGGAACGCAACAGCAACGCCGCCGAGTTGATTGCCCCGCACGAGACCACGACGATATCGGCCGACAGCGATTCCGTGTTGCCGTTCCGTTGAACGACAACTTCAGACACGGCGCGGCCAGTCCCGTTGCACTTCAACGAAGACACGTAGGCATTGGTCATCATTGACACGTTGGGGTGACTCAGCGCGGGCTCTACGCAAACGGTTTGAGCATCCGCTTTGGCATGGAGCAAACAGGGAAAGCCGTCGCACGAATCGCAGCGAATGCACTTGCTGGTTCGCGGGTTCTTCTCGTCCAGCATGATTCCTACTGGCATCGGAAACGGATTGTGCCCTTGCGCTTTCAACCCGTCCGCAATCTCTCTAATCCGTGGTTCGTGACTCAGCGGAGGATGGTCATACGGTGCGCTGGCATACGGTTCAGTCGGATCGGTTCCGCGCTCTCCGTGGACGTGATACAGGCGCTCCGCCTCCGTGTAGTACGGCTCAAGCTCGTCGTACCCGATTGGCCAAGCCGGCGACACCCCGCCGTGGTGCTTTAGCTCACCGAAGTCTTCCTTCCGCAATCGCACCAACGCAGCCCCGTAGAACTTCGTGTTGCCTCCCACGTAGTAGTGAGTACCCGGCAAGAACTCCTTGCCCTTCTTGTCGAGCCACGCCTCGTGCACGTGGTATCGATTCTCGACAACCACCGCGTGGCTATCCCAATTCTCCTTCTCGCGCGGCACGAAGTCTCCACGCTCGATGATCAGAATGCGCTTGCCTGTGGGCGCAAGCCTGTAGGCGAGCGTTCCTCCGCCTGCGCCTGAGCCAATGATGATGACGTCATAGTGGGTCGACGTGGACATGGGTCACCCTTTCGCATAGATAGAGTTGGGCTGCGTTTCCGTGCAGCGTACGGTCGTTCCTTGCCGCTCCTCCGCGTACTCGCAGAAGATGCAGCGCTTCGTGTTTTGGTGATGTAACTTTGCGCACGCGGTTGCGCGAATCCATGGCAAGCGCACATAGAACTCCGCGGCCAATGCCATGCCGACGATGGGAGCCGTCAGGTAGATCCAGATTGCCGACCAGACTCCGCCCACGACCGCACTTCCCATCGACCGCGCGGGATTGATGCTCATTCCAGACAACGGTGCTTCAATGGCAATGTAGAGCGCCACGAGACACCCGGCTCCGACGCCTGTGTAGCGCGCAAGCGCTGGACGGTTTGACATCGTCAGAACTAGCGCCATCATGCCGAATGCCATCACCGCCTCCGCCACAAAGGCAACCGCGCTTCCATGCGGACCAGGCAACGTTACGACGAAATTTACCGACCTGTGCGCGACCGGCTCACCAATCGCCGCATACGAGATGAGGACGCCAAGTATCGCCCCGGAAAACTGAGCAGCTACGTATGCGATTGCGTCAACTGAAGCGATCTTCCCCAGACGGTAGAACGTGAGCGTCACCGCGGGATTCATATGGGCGCCGGACTGCTTTCCCCACGGCGAGTGAATCAACCCTACCGCCGTAAGCCCCATCGCAATTCCCATCAGAGCGCGGCGGGTTCCCTCGCCACGCACCGACTGGGATACCGGCGAAGCTGGGTGGTACAGCATTGTCGCGAAGGCGCATGCAGAGATCATGAAGCATCCAAGAAGCGTCGCTTCCATGACGTACTCGGGGAAGTGATTGCGAAGTCTCGTCCACATGAGTCCGTGCCTTTCATGTTCTCGGCAGAAAGGAGAGGCCTAGGCCTCTCCCGAGATCTCTTTCCAATGCTTGTCGGCGTCAACGGTCCATTGCGCTTCGTGCTTGTTCCAGTCGTTGAGCGCGTTCTGAATGAGGCTCTTGTAGAAGAGGAAGAGGCGGCCATTGGTGATCTTGTAGTTTTCAGGATCGATTTCTACCTTCTTTCCAAAGGCCATCGCCGACGCGCACCACCCCCCGTACGCGGGCAGGTACTTGTCGGGATTGGCAAGGAACTTGTCGCGGCTTGCCGCGTTGACGAAGTAATACGTCCCTCCCGCGTACTGGGCGCTGAACTCCTTCTTGCCTTCCATTGGCGCGTTGCCTTCAAAGTAGGAGACGGGGTCGTACCCTTGAAGGGCGAGCTTTGCTTTGTCGAGGTTGTAATTGGCCAAGGCGCGCAAACGTCGCAGTTCGCTTAGCTTCTTCACGAAGGCGTCAACCGGGTAACGGTCCATCGTGTCTTTCCCTGTGTAGCGAAAGACTTCCATGCCGTCCGGTCCGAACACGATCAACGCCGGGAAGTGGACCGTCTCGCCATGAAACTCATATCCGTTTGGTACACGCAGCGCTTCGGCAAGCTGCGCGTCGGGGTCTCGGTAGATGACAGGGGTTTTGCCTCCTGCATCCTTCAACGGCGCTGCCCACGCAATGATCGCGTCTTCCGAGTCCGGCTTCACGAATACATGTTCCACTTCCTCAGCCGCTTCCCCGCTCTGCATGTAACTTCGCACATACTTCAGACAATTCGGACAATCGGTCTTCAGAAGAAAGTGCAGGGCCACATAGCGTCCTTTGGCTTGCGACAACTGAAACGTTTTCTCGCCGCCGGCTTCTTTGAGCGTGAAGTCCGCGGTATCCGCGCGCGCAGACCACGCCGGAATTGCCGCGACCGCGATCAGAGCCGCCGTGTACAGCTTCGACAAGACAGGGTTAGGGCGTTTGAACAATCGCATGGGAAGTCTCCTTGTGTAATTAGAAGCTATGCTGAACTGCAAGTAGAGAGCCTTGCGCTCGGTGTATACCAAGCCCGAGTCACAACCAGGCTCCAAGAATAGGAAGTTGTTTTCGTCTCACCACTGCCACGATAAGGCTGCCAGCCCAAACAACCAGCGCCAAGGCAAACAGCAAACCGCCATCGCCTTGAACCTCAATGCCCAACTTAGTGAGGTGACTGACAATCGCTCCGCTGATTACACCAAGCGAAAGCACTGCGCCGACGCTCACAGTCGCAGGAACCAACAACAGGACGGACGCGATGAGCTCCGCGATTCCCGACCCAATTCGTCCGTACGGCTCCATTCCCAACTTCGTGAAGATGTAGACTGATTCCTCGGCGCCAGTAAACTTGAAGTACAGAGTCTGTACGAGTATTGCGACCACGATGATCTGTAGCGGCCAGCTCACAGCGGCTTGCATTCGCGTCAACTGGGTGTTTCGTCGGTTCGACATGCATGCTTTCCTTCACGTAATCGAAAATAGTTTGGGCGCCGGCCCAGGTTGTCCCAAGCACTTCGTTGCTTGGGTTTGTCCCGACTGCCGGCGCCCATAGATTCACGCACCGCCCGGAATCATGTCACTGCTTGTTAAGCCGTTTTATCTCCTTGTGAATCTGTTTCCACTTGGCGCGTTCCGCCGCCTGCAAACCGAGGTCTTGCTTACGGGCCAGAAACGCTTGCTCTCGCCGCAATTTGCGGTAGCTCTCGATACGCGCAGGACTCAACGATCCGCTCGCAACGGCTGCTTCGACGGCACACCCCGGCTCACCCGCGTGCTGACAGTCCCGGAACCGGCATTGCGCACTCAACTGCGCAATGTCTTCAAACACGCGCTCGATCGCGTCGCCGTCCGCCCACAACTGAATCTCGCGCATGCCTGGCGTATCGATCAGAACGCCCCCGCCCGGTATAAGCACCAATTCGCGGTGCGTGGTCGTATGCCGGCCCCGGCTATCGTCTTCCCGCACTTCATGTGTCTTCATTCGATTCTCGCCAAGCAACGCATTTACGAGCGTAGACTTACCCACGCCGGACGATCCCAACAAGGCGAGCGTTTTCCCTTTTGCTGTAATTGCGCGCAACCGATCCAGACCTTGTCCGGAAATTGCGCTCACCACGACCACGTCCACGCCAATCGCCGATGACTCAACTTCCGCGACGCGCGCTTCAACATCGTCGCATTGGTCGGCCTTGTTCAAAACGATGACCGGAGTCGCACCGCTCTCCCACGCCAGCGCCAAATAGCGCTCAATACGCCGCACGTTGAAATCGCCGTCAAGTCCGCTCACCAGCAATAC
This is a stretch of genomic DNA from Candidatus Hydrogenedentota bacterium. It encodes these proteins:
- the rsgA gene encoding ribosome small subunit-dependent GTPase A codes for the protein MSLEDLGWDGRWDALMSPFRDEGYVPARVSQEHRGQYVIWTADGEVAAIVSGKFRHEASSPGEFPAVGDWLAVNVIDNGERAVIHAVLTRKSTFSRKAAGEAVEEQVVAANVDMVLLVSGLDGDFNVRRIERYLALAWESGATPVIVLNKADQCDDVEARVAEVESSAIGVDVVVVSAISGQGLDRLRAITAKGKTLALLGSSGVGKSTLVNALLGENRMKTHEVREDDSRGRHTTTHRELVLIPGGGVLIDTPGMREIQLWADGDAIERVFEDIAQLSAQCRFRDCQHAGEPGCAVEAAVASGSLSPARIESYRKLRREQAFLARKQDLGLQAAERAKWKQIHKEIKRLNKQ
- a CDS encoding GMC family oxidoreductase, whose amino-acid sequence is MSTSTHYDVIIIGSGAGGGTLAYRLAPTGKRILIIERGDFVPREKENWDSHAVVVENRYHVHEAWLDKKGKEFLPGTHYYVGGNTKFYGAALVRLRKEDFGELKHHGGVSPAWPIGYDELEPYYTEAERLYHVHGERGTDPTEPYASAPYDHPPLSHEPRIREIADGLKAQGHNPFPMPVGIMLDEKNPRTSKCIRCDSCDGFPCLLHAKADAQTVCVEPALSHPNVSMMTNAYVSSLKCNGTGRAVSEVVVQRNGNTESLSADIVVVSCGAINSAALLLRSASERHPHGLANGSGMVGRYYMCHVNTMFLAMSQHRNDTKFNKTIGLNDFYFGSKEWEHPMGHISLISKVDANILRAGAPRIVPGMTLELMASHAVPFWLTTEDLPDPDNRVTLSKEGRITLNYAPNNEESHKRLIAKLKSLLKHIECQEHTIPLQAYVPGRIPLAGVAHQNGTIRFGHDPQSSVLDTTCKAHELDNLYVVDASFFPSCGAVNPALTIMANALR
- a CDS encoding aquaporin, which codes for MWTRLRNHFPEYVMEATLLGCFMISACAFATMLYHPASPVSQSVRGEGTRRALMGIAMGLTAVGLIHSPWGKQSGAHMNPAVTLTFYRLGKIASVDAIAYVAAQFSGAILGVLISYAAIGEPVAHRSVNFVVTLPGPHGSAVAFVAEAVMAFGMMALVLTMSNRPALARYTGVGAGCLVALYIAIEAPLSGMSINPARSMGSAVVGGVWSAIWIYLTAPIVGMALAAEFYVRLPWIRATACAKLHHQNTKRCIFCEYAEERQGTTVRCTETQPNSIYAKG
- a CDS encoding DoxX family protein, with product MQAAVSWPLQIIVVAILVQTLYFKFTGAEESVYIFTKLGMEPYGRIGSGIAELIASVLLLVPATVSVGAVLSLGVISGAIVSHLTKLGIEVQGDGGLLFALALVVWAGSLIVAVVRRKQLPILGAWL
- a CDS encoding redoxin domain-containing protein, encoding MRLFKRPNPVLSKLYTAALIAVAAIPAWSARADTADFTLKEAGGEKTFQLSQAKGRYVALHFLLKTDCPNCLKYVRSYMQSGEAAEEVEHVFVKPDSEDAIIAWAAPLKDAGGKTPVIYRDPDAQLAEALRVPNGYEFHGETVHFPALIVFGPDGMEVFRYTGKDTMDRYPVDAFVKKLSELRRLRALANYNLDKAKLALQGYDPVSYFEGNAPMEGKKEFSAQYAGGTYYFVNAASRDKFLANPDKYLPAYGGWCASAMAFGKKVEIDPENYKITNGRLFLFYKSLIQNALNDWNKHEAQWTVDADKHWKEISGEA